The nucleotide sequence TCTGGACGATCTTCGGGCAGATAAAGCCAGCATTTGCACATTAGAGAGTACCTGTCCAACAAACATGATAATACATATGTGTGTAATCATTATTCATATTACCTACGTTACCACATTGACATCTATCGAGTGGAAATACAATATATAATACGCAATTCGTACATGTTGATCGAACAGTTGGCGGGCTTCTTTAAACGATATCCTGTCTCGATGTCTTCCATTAATTTTTCTGCATCGTTATATAACGGATAAGGATCATCACCCAATGTCATAATCTCCCAAAGTAATACCCCGTATGACCACCTGCATGTGTTGATAAATTTGTAACTTACAATGATGGAATTAAAATCATgattggtaagtaggtaggtatgtaggtacttatttgaggtattcaaatttcaacttacacGTCGGATTTTGAAGTGTGACGTCTGTTCATTAAGGCTTCTGGTGACATCCATTTGACTGGAAGTTTACCACCGGTTTTCAGTTTATAGTAGTCGGCTTGTCGAATATCTCTGGCTAATCCGAAATCAGCTATTTTCACGACATTGTTGTCAAACACTAGAATATTTCGAGCTGCAAGGTCTCGGTGaacgaactgaaaaaaatcgaattgtttCAATATAAAGACACTATAAATGACCGGGATGGTTCTTAGTATAGGGCAATAAGGCATCTATAACAACGAATTGTGATCATCGCCTTAAAAAACCCATTTAATGACAATCAtgatattattttgtatttttgtaggCAGGAGAAGAACAGACATCAAAATCAATTGTATGCGAAGACTTACTCCTATGGAAGCCAAGTACTCCATTCCTTTTGCTATTTGTAGAGCGAACGTAATTAGTACTTCTTCGGACAAATCATTTTGTTTAACTTTTTGGGCTGCGGTAGAGTGAtggtttttttggaggaaatcgAGTAAATTTCCACGCGAGGAATATTCGATGATGAGGAGCGTAGGTCCATCGATTGTACAACATCCGAGTAGTCCTAGTACATTTTCATGTCTGCCAATGATTTTCATTAATTGCATTTCCGTGACTAAATTGACCATGTCTGCGTCAGTGTGGCTATCTGTGAAATAAGTTCTTCAGTCCCTATTCTTTATTGTTAGCTTACATGggtaggtatgtactcgtaaataGTAGATGAGAtatacttttcaacatttttactgCTGCTGTTGTGACAACGTTCTGCTGTAATAGGCCTACAACCTTTCCTTCGACAACTTTTCCAAACTGTCCTTCTCCTAGACATTTTCCTAGAATAACGTTTTTTCGAGGAATTTCCCACCTATGATCAGGTGGTAATTCATATTCATCCTTTGGTACAGTTTCATTTTCAGCGAATCTTGGAATAGTTGTGTATTGGATAGTGACGTTTGgtaatctctgaaaaaaaaacgtggtaCATTTTTTAGTAGAGACAACAGAGAGCCCAACAAGGTTACTTTGTAGTAATTtgattacactaggcaactgcATATATTTTGTGTTCTAGTTGAAAATGGGCTACATCGATTTGTTAGACCCTAAAATAAAAAAGTCGTAGCGGTCTTCTGCTACGTAAAAGCCGAATTTTTGTAACAGAAACCTTGTAGGATTTTTAAACGCGATGGCAATGTTTATCAGTTGaaaacatttaaattaaatGATGGCATGACGAGTGTTTTCAAacataagtatgtaggtattcaCAGAATTTTCCAATTCTATCCTCCTGTTTGGGGTTTTCTTCACAGGTAGGTAATGTGTAAGTAATTTTAACATGTTCGGGGGGAGACTTTCTTGTTGTCccctagcaaaaaattttttcgacccTGGCGatgggtcaaatagggttggaagaaACCTGCAGAAGGCACTCAAGTGGCAccatcccattgtatgctggacattggggcgccctaggtcaattttaagagtGGGGTGGGGTCAAAAATCGGGTTAAATGTggtcaaaatcaggtttttcccaccttaaacgAGGAagggatgacctaggaatctgaaatttggatacgTTGTTTACAATAGCGGTACTCACCAATGGTATATGAATTTCGACCTTTTTCATGAATTGGGGGCCAAATTTTgcttccccaaaaaaatgatctttctgTGATTTTCAACTCCCTATCCTAACTCCAGGGgtcaaatacatatgtatacttTGCGAGAAACCcctatttcccaagtttgagattatttgattaaaaagaacaggttccaggtcatgAAATGTGGTGCTGAAACTTAtgtaaatataggtacttacctaattatgTAAATGTCTGGCCTACCGCAAATacccccattttttacaaaaaggctaaaaacagagtgggatttttcaatttgagttgtttttgtggtcagggtTTCAGGGTAGACTGTCAAAGTTgctggccgtttttgccctacttcacgAGTTTGTAGTGACGTCAatattgttttgcaaaaaaaaaaactgtattaaAAAGATTAGGCTAAGATACCCACAGCACAGTACAATCTGGTTATTAAGTACGCTGATTTTGTTataccccaaaaaaatgttaagccCCCCGCGACACCATGGGGCTGATCCACGTGGGctcaaagtagggtcattttggctaaaaatgcaCACGTTTTTCTGgttaaagctccaaaatcgattttaacATTTACGGTtagcactcaatttgtagagtttgagatgctgaatctccctatggagttcatttttttcttcgggGTTCGCTTACGCCTCCGACAAGTCCTGGAAAGTatgaaaatcgcaaatttttaaGGGTTGCGAAAACGTTTCCGCAATTTTACGCGCGAATGATGGTTTTTAGGGGGACATGTAGATGTACAGAGTTGTACGTGTGCTCGGAGgattaaatttagaatcatctATATGCCCTTAGATCGCTTATGGGGTACATGATTCGAGTTTTATACATGATTTTaggatttcttcaatttcaaaaatgtcatcagattgcttctattttttttattattttttttttcatttttttaaaattcatggcATACCTTAAAATCATCCCTACACCTGAATGAAACTGAGCAAAAAATCCAACATagtcaagtaggtacatacaaaaatggccattttcgCAGCATTGAcagtctctcctgaccacaaaaacaactcaaattttaaaaactctctCTGGTTTTTgctttagggtctaaactatcgattgagcccattttcaacccaacacacaaaaacagtcaaaaaattgcagtgttatttttctcattattcGTTATCATAAATTACCATTTTCACCGCAAGAAGATTACTAAAGTAacaattattaccaaaaaaaaaaaaaaaaaatacaaaattaattggaaaaCGGCAATGAATCCACCAACAGTAGGGCCTATCTAGTTTTCAATTATCCAATGTACTAAAATTACTACAagcaacattttatcaaaaactgcGTCAAAAGTTAGCTTTTACGCAAGAAGTCATGAAAGTGTCGctttttgtgacaaaaattttcaaaaaagcatcacttttttccaatgCATTGCCAAGTCCTGTTTTAAGAAAAATTCTaactattttgccaaaacttgcaaaaaatcctaACGTCCTCGCGTCTAGCTAAAAATCACAACAAGTCTCGTCATTTATTAcaaagtttcgttttttaatacttacctactgaaacattttttggctgATACAATTAGAAAATCGTGGCCTGTGGTCACTGGTCCACTGGTCAACATTTGACCTCCCCCCCCTCAAgctgaaagttttcaaaagttttattgcatttttttttattagttcaGATGGTATTTTGGCATCTGTACCTTGTATGTATATGATCACTTTTAGGTCATCATTAgagttcaaagttcatttttgcctAGTGATAATTTTGTAATCTCCTGAAGAGGGTATAATTAGAATTTAGTAACAGATTTAAATTTATACGTGACGgtaagcaaaaattcaaaaataggttTTCGACacgtgcaaaattttaaaatgttcaaaaatttgagctaaagtgggggagggggacattgacaaaaaaatctgaaattgttCCCGCGTCTTATTGAGGTtatttggtcatgattttttgctaggccatcaaaattcaataaagttTAAAATCGACCCACATTTTTATTTACTGAAACTCTAGTCAAAaactaagtacatactttttccAGCGGTAGGTAGTAATTGATTCGGCGACATTTCGACTTCCTAAAACAGTGAAATTCGactgtttgaaatttaaaggGAATAGGTACGCATTGATGGATGTCACGATACTTGATGAAATTAATGTGCAAATGTGttgaaaaagtacatacatacatacatacatacataccagCATGTTTGATTCGTTTTCATCCAGGTCCATTTCGTTTTCAATCACCACTCGCTTTACCCATTGTGACATTGCTATCATTTCCATACCCATTTTATTTAGTTGCCGTTGCATTGTTCTTGATTTTTCAGCGGAGTTTCTACAATAACTGAAGAATATTGCTACTGTAACAAGTGTTACTGCGATTATGATAATGATGATCCAATAGACGTTGTCTGTTAACCAATTTGATTGGTTTTTAAATGGCACATTTAAGCACTCCTCTTTGTCATTTAACCAATGATTATTGTGGTCTGATTCTACATCCGAGCTGTTGTTATATTTACATTCTCCGGTTTTTGAATTCCACAtgcatttgtattttttatccaGACACTTGGCGCACTGATTGCCCATGTTGGCGCATTTATATAAGACAATATGTTTATTGAGAAGGTTATCAAAAGGTATTGATCCATTCCATAAAATAGACCATTTGGCAGCTATGCTGGATTTTGGAGCAGCGTATGTGAACATTGTATCACATTTGATGTCAGCCATGTATTTTTTTCCGGCAAAATCAAGATTGTTGATTCGCAGGCTTACAGGTGTTATGGTTATGTTTTCCTCAGTGTCAAATTTGCAAGTAAATGTTTCATTGATTAATATTTTTGGGATTCCGAGTAATCCGGtgattctttctttctttctagtGTTTGCATGTATGTATTGTGTGCTTTTAAGTTGAAAACTTGGACAGATAAATGATTGGAGTAACATATTATTTTGTAATGCTCCAGATGTAGCTTCGGATACATCGAAATTATCACCTAGTATTGTATAATCGCTGCTCTGAACGGCTTCATCTGCACACTTGTGTTCGTTTAAATGCCAGTTGCATGGAGTATAACTTACACATACTAAACATGATTTAAATTCACTACAATCAAAAAATGCGACCGCGATTTGTCGAAATTCTGGAAAATGGTTTGTTTGTACTGATAACTGCGCTCGTATGGAATGTCCATTGAGTATCGGAGGTATATCTTTAGGATTCGGTGTTAAacagttgattttattttcatttcttacaCTTGTTGTAGTATTTATTATCGTGCTGTTG is from Planococcus citri chromosome 1, ihPlaCitr1.1, whole genome shotgun sequence and encodes:
- the LOC135843158 gene encoding fibroblast growth factor receptor homolog 1-like, which codes for MSNLHYTIRKRKELHGEIIYDYANEAVQSSDYTILGDNFDVSEATSGALQNNMLLQSFICPSFQLKSTQYIHANTRKKERITGLLGIPKILINETFTCKFDTEENITITPVSLRINNLDFAGKKYMADIKCDTMFTYAAPKSSIAAKWSILWNGSIPFDNLLNKHIVLYKCANMGNQCAKCLDKKYKCMWNSKTGECKYNNSSDVESDHNNHWLNDKEECLNVPFKNQSNWLTDNVYWIIIIIIAVTLVTVAIFFSYCRNSAEKSRTMQRQLNKMGMEMIAMSQWVKRVVIENEMDLDENESNMLRLPNVTIQYTTIPRFAENETVPKDEYELPPDHRWEIPRKNVILGKCLGEGQFGKVVEGKVVGLLQQNVVTTAAVKMLKNSHTDADMVNLVTEMQLMKIIGRHENVLGLLGCCTIDGPTLLIIEYSSRGNLLDFLQKNHHSTAAQKVKQNDLSEEVLITFALQIAKGMEYLASIGFVHRDLAARNILVFDNNVVKIADFGLARDIRQADYYKLKTGGKLPVKWMSPEALMNRRHTSKSDVWSYGVLLWEIMTLGDDPYPLYNDAEKLMEDIETGYRLKKPANCSINMYSLMCKCWLYLPEDRPEFTNIIKHLDAILTNCDKTIEQPDLHGSSLSTESDDTEDETNDLLV